The following proteins come from a genomic window of Miscanthus floridulus cultivar M001 chromosome 2, ASM1932011v1, whole genome shotgun sequence:
- the LOC136540833 gene encoding uncharacterized protein: protein MVCIAKEADLIFELLTGCSDWDTTEMIAFGHQIRRSASNLMLYKGSKSAAAVAGAMLGLAIEAKLFHQYLISEDPRVSGYDVSRQIRRCTAALLTKLEEELAQETADEEKKSKLVKKRKKLEKKRKYKLQKKMKLKRGK from the exons ATGGTG TGTATCGCGAAGGAGGCTGACCTGATTTTTGAGTTGCTGACGGGTTGCTCTGACTGGGACACCACCGAAATGATCGCCTTTGGCCATCAGATCCGACGGTCTGCCTCAAACCTTATGCTCTACAAAGGTTCTAAATCTGCTGCTGCGGTAGCTGGCGCCATGTTG GGTTTGGCAATCGAGGCTAAGTTATTTCATCAGTACTTGATATCTGAAGACCCTCGTGTCTCTGGGTACGACGTTTCTCGTCAGATCCGCAGATGTACAGCGGCACTTTTGACCAAGCTTGAGGAAGAGTTGGCTCAGGAAACTGCTG ATGAGGAGAAGAAGAGCAAGTTGGTGAAGAAGAGAAAGAAgttggagaagaagaggaaataTAAGTTGCAGAAGAAGATGAAGCTGAAACGGGGGAAATGA
- the LOC136540834 gene encoding trihelix transcription factor ENAP1-like, producing MSSSLRRRPPPPPPAWTPEPWSDGETSALLDAWGPRHLRARGGALRPADWRACADAVTSRRAAAGRAPRTVDQCKNRLDYLKKRLRAEGSRPKGARPTPTPVSGWLDRLRGLLHLAPSAPPGFAHRLGAKTTKVKVKEEEDDDDEEDDEKASGGAPLPRYWPSVPKRPRTAVALSPLNAASGEHPEGGGRSCTEVAAALDRLAGTYERVEAAKQKEAARLEERRLEAMRDLEIERMRLLVDVAVTTSVGVDGAGGDF from the coding sequence ATGTCGTCGTCGTTGCGCCGCcgcccgcccccgccgccgccggcgtggaCGCCCGAGCCGTGGAGCGACGGGGAGACGTCCGCGCTGCTCGACGCGTGGGGCCCGCGCCACCTCCGCGCGCGCGGCGGCGCGCTCCGCCCCGCTGACTGGCGGGCCTGCGCCGACGCCGTCACCTCCCGCCGCGCCGCGGCCGGGCGGGCGCCGCGCACCGTCGACCAGTGCAAGAACCGCCTGGATTATctcaagaagcgcctcagggccGAGGGCTCCAGGCCCAAGGGGGCCCGGCCGACTCCGACGCCGGTCTCGGGGTGGCTCGACCGCCTCCGCGGGCTGCTGCACCTCGCCCCCTCCGCGCCTCCAGGGTTCGCGCACCGTCTCGGCGCCAAAACGACGAAGGTGAAGgttaaggaggaggaggacgacgacgacgaggaagaCGACGAGAAGGCGAGCGGCGGGGCTCCTCTGCCCCGCTACTGGCCGTCGGTGCCCAAGCGGCCGAGGACGGCGGTGGCGCTGTCGCCGTTGAACGCCGCCTCCGGGGAGCACCCTGAAGGCGGCGGGAGGAGCTGCACGGAAGTGGCAGCGGCTCTGGATAGGCTTGCCGGGACGTACGAGCGGGTGGAGGCGGCGAAGCAGAAGGAGGCGGCGCGGCTGGAGGAGCGGCGCCTGGAGGCGATGCGTGATCTCGAGATCGAGCGTATGCGGCTCCTCGTCGACGTCGCCGTCACCACCTCCGTCGGTGTCGATGGCGCCGGCGGCGACTTCTAG